A window of Kineococcus sp. NBC_00420 genomic DNA:
ACCGGCCTCCGGGGCGTGCCGGGTGGCGTCGTCGGTCGGGTGTCGGTGCGCTCTGGCCACGGGCCCAGTGTCGGTCCCCCCGCCGGCCCGGTGGGCGAGCTCGCGCAGTGGGGGCCGTCAAGATGCCGTCAAGATCCGGGGACGGGCGTCAAGAGGGCGTCAGGATCGCCTGATCACGGTGTCGCGGGTGCTTCTCTGATCGAGCACACACGTGCCCCACACACCTTCTCTGGAGTCCCCGTGCTGGATGTCGGCTTCACCGCCCTCACGCTCGTCCTGGCCCTCGCCGCGACCCTCCTGGTCCGCGCGCTGGAGCGCCGATGAGCCTCGAGGGGGCCACCGGACTCGTCCTGTCGGTCCTCGTCGCCGGATACCTGCTCTACGCGCTGCTGCGCCCCGAGAAGTTCTGACGGGAACCACTGATGACGCTCTCCGACAGCACCGCCGGCCTGCTCCAGATCGGCCTCCTCGTCGTCCTGCTCGCCGCGGTCCACGTTCCTCTCGGCGACTACATGGCCCGCACCCTCACCAGCGCGAAGCACCTGCGGGTGGAACGGGGGATCTACCGCGTCCTGCGCGTCGACGGTGACGCCGACACCCGGTGGCCGGTCTACGCGCTCTCCGTCCTCGGCTTCTCGACCGTCTCGATCCTCTTCCTGTACGCGTTCCTGCGCCTGCAGGGCCACCTCCCGCTGTCGCTGGGTTTCGGCGGCATGGAACCGACCCAGGCGTGGAACACCGCGGTGTCGTTCGTGACGAACACGAACTGGCAGTCCTACTCCGGGGAGTCCGCGCTGGGGCACCTGGTGCAGATGGGCGGCCTGGCGGTCCAGAACTTCCTCTCCGCCGCCGTCGGCCTCTGCGTCGCGGTCGCCCTGGTCCGGGGCCTGGTCCGCGTCGGGACCGGCACCATCGGCAACTTCTGGGTGGACCTGGTGCGCAGCACCCTGCGCATCCTGCTGCCGCTGGCCTTCCTCGCCGCGATCGTCCTCGTCCTCACCGGGGTCGTGCAGAACTTCACCGGCGCGACCGCGTACACGACTCTGACCGGCGGGACGCAATCGATCGTCGGGGGCCCGATCGCCTCGCAGGAGGCCATCAAGGAACTCGGCACCAACGGTGGTGGGTTCTTCAACGCCAACTCCGCGCACCCCTTCGAGAACCCGACCGCGATCTCCAACCTGTTCGAGATCTTCCTCATCCTCGCGATCCCCTTCAGCCTGCCCCGCACGTTCGGGACGCTGGTCGGCAACCAGCGCCAGGGGGGCGCGATCCTCGCCGTGATGGCCGGCATCTTCGCCGTCTCCAGCGCCGTCACGCTCTACGCCGAGACCCACGCCCTGGGCACCGTCCCGCAGGCCGTCGGCGCGGCCATGGAGGGCAAGGAGACCCGGTTCGGCGAGTGGGCCTCGGCCCTGTTCGCGACGGCGACGACGTCGACGTCGACGGGGGCCGTGAACTCCTTTCACGACAGCTACACCGCCCTCGGCGGCGGCGCCCTGCTGGTCAACATGATGCTGGGCGAGGTCACCCCCGGTGGCGTCGGTTCGGGCCTCTACGGGATGCTCGTCCTGGCGATCATCACCGTGTTCGTCGCCGGGTTGATGGTCGGACGGACCCCGGAGTACCTGGGCAAGAAGATCGGCCAGCGCGAGATCACCCTGGCCGCGCTCTACATCCTGGCCACCCCGTTCGCGCTGCTCGTCGGCGTGGCGATCGCGCTCTCGAGC
This region includes:
- the kdpF gene encoding K(+)-transporting ATPase subunit F gives rise to the protein MSLEGATGLVLSVLVAGYLLYALLRPEKF
- the kdpA gene encoding potassium-transporting ATPase subunit KdpA, giving the protein MTLSDSTAGLLQIGLLVVLLAAVHVPLGDYMARTLTSAKHLRVERGIYRVLRVDGDADTRWPVYALSVLGFSTVSILFLYAFLRLQGHLPLSLGFGGMEPTQAWNTAVSFVTNTNWQSYSGESALGHLVQMGGLAVQNFLSAAVGLCVAVALVRGLVRVGTGTIGNFWVDLVRSTLRILLPLAFLAAIVLVLTGVVQNFTGATAYTTLTGGTQSIVGGPIASQEAIKELGTNGGGFFNANSAHPFENPTAISNLFEIFLILAIPFSLPRTFGTLVGNQRQGGAILAVMAGIFAVSSAVTLYAETHALGTVPQAVGAAMEGKETRFGEWASALFATATTSTSTGAVNSFHDSYTALGGGALLVNMMLGEVTPGGVGSGLYGMLVLAIITVFVAGLMVGRTPEYLGKKIGQREITLAALYILATPFALLVGVAIALSSESTRAMMLNSGPHGLSEMLYAFASTANNNGSAFAGVSVNTPFYNVALGLCMYVGRFLPMLLVIALAGTFARQRPASVTAGTLPTQTVTFAGMHAAVVVVVTGLTFFPALALGPLAEALA